A window of Mycolicibacterium madagascariense genomic DNA:
GAGCACCCACGCCGCCGCGTCGAGGGCCTTGCCCAGCGAGCCGTTGGCGGAGTGCAGGTCTCGGGTGCGGCCCTTCAGCCCGAATGGGTCGGCGCGCGCTAGCACGTCGACGACGGGATTGATGACATGGACGGCGCGCGAGAGGACGTCGGCCACGTCGGCGTCCTCGATCACGGTGGAGGCGGAGGTCATGCCCCGATCATGACCGATGGCCCGCGCGAATCATCGCGCGGGCCATCGGTCGTGAAGGATAGTGCTCTGGGGTCAGGGGCACTGACCGTTGTTGACGCATCCCGGCGCCGGGGTCGCCTTCAGGGTCGGCGAGGCCTCCATGGTGGCCAGCGCCGTCGGGGCGGGAGACTCGGTGATCGTGCTCCCCATGCTCATGCCCGTCGGGTTGACCGACATCGCGGGCACCTGCGGCTGGGTGTAGGTGGCCACCGACGAGTCACCGGAACCCCCGGCGAGGTTTCCGGTGGTCACGCCGGAGTGCCAGAGACACAGGGCAACCGCAACGGCGATCGCGGCCAGACCGAACAGTAGGGCCAATGACTTCTTACGGGTGGCATCCATGACAGTCCTTCCTCCGCGGCCGACCAAGGACGTCTTGGTCGTCGACCAGCGCCCGCCGTGCACGCATGCTGGCATGGCGGGAGACGTTGTCGGCCTTCACTTCTTTGTATGCAACCGACAACCGCGGGTCAATCATTCCCGCCCGGATGTACGCATACACGAAGTCAGTTGTCAGCGGACCCACCCCGGTCGTTCGGTCGGTTCCCTTGTCGCACAACGACATTCGCATTCGGGAACCGCTGTCGACTGCCAGTAAAAGCCGTCGAAACCGGGATTTCCCCAGACAATGCGAGGGTTAACCACAGCGATTCCCCAACTTCGGAACGGTCACGGAATCGCTTGCCTCGCAGCGGCACATCCCCGATACGAGAATTGCACACCATCGGGAATGAAATCCACCATCCGGGCGTTTTAGGCCCGCCTACAGCAGTGCCCGGATGGCGTTCTCGAAGCCGACGACGTGCGCAAGGGTGAGCTCGGCCGCGGCGGTCTCGTCACCGGCGACGATCGCCTCCAGGAGCGCGACGTGCTCGCGGACGTGACGGGCGATGCCGGGCAGCCGGTCGAGGAACAGGCACCAGATCCTCGTCGCGTGGCTGTCGAGACCGCACAGGATCCGCTCCAGGTGGGGATTGCCCGACGCACGGTAGATCTCGCGGTGCACGACGACGTCGCGGCGCATGACCTCGCGCGGATCGTCGTCGTCGGCGATCTCGGCGATGCCCGCGGCGAGTTCGCGAAGCCGTGCCCGCGCCTCGGACGACGCGGTGCGCGCGGCCCGGGCGGCGGCCGTCGGTTCGAGCTGTCTGCGGATCTCGGAGATGTCGGTGAGATCGGTCATGTCGACGGCGGTGGCGAACGTGCCCCGGCGCGGATAGGCGACGACGAGGCGGTCCTGTTCCAGACGCTTCAACGCCTCCCGCACCGGCGTGCGGCCCAGTCCGAGGTCGGCCGCCAGCCCGTCGTCGTTGATGGGCGCACCCGGCCGGATGTCGAGCATGACCAGACGCTCGCGCAGGACCTCATAGGCCCGGTGGGCGTTGGTCCCCATTCCGGCG
This region includes:
- a CDS encoding GntR family transcriptional regulator; protein product: MTLMDFAADGIDAGMGTNAHRAYEVLRERLVMLDIRPGAPINDDGLAADLGLGRTPVREALKRLEQDRLVVAYPRRGTFATAVDMTDLTDISEIRRQLEPTAAARAARTASSEARARLRELAAGIAEIADDDDPREVMRRDVVVHREIYRASGNPHLERILCGLDSHATRIWCLFLDRLPGIARHVREHVALLEAIVAGDETAAAELTLAHVVGFENAIRALL